A stretch of DNA from Terriglobia bacterium:
CGTCATGACCCAAGTCAGCACCGCGAGGGGCACGAGAGGCGCGGCATAGCGGATCGCGAGACCGCGCATCCGCGCGATCCACGGCTCTGATTCGGGCCCCTTGGATGCGTCGGTCCCGACGACAACGGTCCTCCGAAAGACGAGGTTCACCGCCGCGCAACCGACCGCGTACCCGACCAGTACGGACGTCGCGCTCGGTGCGAACAACAGGACGACCGCCACCGCCGCGAGGGGCCTCGCCCATGCGTCCATGGTGCCCCAGAGCGCCTGATCCTTCTGGTCACGAGCGGCGTTCTGGAGGCAGGTCTCGAAGCTCCGCCACACGTCGAGGGCCAACAGAACGACGACCGCCAGGAACGCCGGGACTTGTGCGACGGTGAGCCCGAGGGCGGACCAAAACGTCCCTCCAACCATGATCGCCGTCGCGACAAGGAGCGTGCTCCCCCGCAGGAGTCTGCCGACCAGCCGTCTGAGGGCGTTGACCCGCCCCTCACGAAGCGCCTCGGGATAGAACCGGAGGGTGACCTGAAGAAGCGGATTGCAGAACAGGTTGTTCCCCAGGGCGGTCAGACCCTGCAGGAGAGCGATGAGGCCGAAGGTCTCCGGCGACACCAGACCCGTGACGAGGCGGATACCCACGAGGCGGCCGAGAGAGCTGGCCACCTGTCCAAATCCCACCCACATCCCTTCCCGGAGAACGCGGGTCCTCTCGCGCTCGGGAGTCGGCGATGCGAGAGGCCCCGCAGCCGGTACGCCCGAGGGATCGCTCACGACCGCCTCTCGACAGCGCACATCGCCGCCAGGCCAGAAACCAGCATCGCAACGTTCGCGGTCACGGCGGCTTCGACCGCGGCCAGGACGCGCCCATGCTCGATCCCGTCCGCATCGCTCATCCCCGCGCCCAGGTTCGCGACGCAGGCGACCGCGGCAACCCGGAGCCCGAGGTAGCGCGCGGCGATGGTCTCGGGCACGGTGCTCATCGACGCCAGGTCCGCGCCCATCGCGCGGAGCATCCGCACCTCCGCCGGGGTCTCGTAGCACGGCCCCGGTACCCCCGCGAGGACTCCGTCGCGCATCGTCGTTCCGTGCCGTCGCGCCGCGGAGCGCCAAACCTCCTGGAAGACAGGGTCGTACGCGCCCTGGAGGTCCAGGAACATCGGATGGCGGCGGCGGGGATCGACGAGGCGGAGCGGGTCGCTGCCCGTCAGGTTGAGGTGGTCGGTCACCACGACGAGATCCCCGACGCGGTCGCGATCCCGGAGGCCCCCCGCCGCGCACGTCAGGAGCAACGAGCGCGCTCCCGCAGCCGCCAGGACCGCGACGGGGAAGGCGACGGCGCTCGCGCGGCACCCCTCGTAGAGGTGGCGCCGCCCGACGAGCACCCAGAGCCGCCCTCCCTCGACCGTCGCAGCGGCGATCTCGCGGCCTCGCTCCGGCGCCACCACGGGGAAACCCGCCATTTCCGCGGCGCCCACGCTCGCGGAGGCTCCCAGCGCGGCCAGCAATGGAGTGAAACCCGACCCGAGCACGACCCCGAGGTCGGGCGACCCAAGACGGTGAAGGAGGCGGGCCGCCTCCTCCTCCACCTCACCACCGAATTCCGCGGGATCAGCCATCAGACGAATCTCGTGGCGGCCGGGTCGGGAGCCGGGTGGTCTCCTCCGAGAAGGATCCGGCGGAGCGAATCGCGGAGCAGCGCGGACGACACGACGACGATCAGTGCGCTCGCTGCCACTCCTCTCACAGAGGCCCCTCCGTGAACGTCCGAGGACGGCCCGGATTCGGGCGCATTGTTGGACACCGAGCAAGGAGTGTCAAACTCGTCGCCGCCGCGCATCCTCGACGGATCTTCCGCCGGGGGTGGCTCAGCGCGTCTCCTGTCGAGCCCGCTCAGGCTCCCGGACCGTACGACGTCGGATCGACCTCGCGGGATTGCCCGCGACCACGGTCCAGGGCTCGACGTCCTTGAACACGCTCGATCGCGCCCCGACGACCGCTCCCTCGCCGATCCTCACGCCCGGTCCCACGAACACGTCCGCTGCCACCCAGACCTGCTCGCCGATCTCGATTGGCGCCGTCACGAGCGCCATGTCCGGATCCTCGAAGTCGTGAGTCGCCGTGCACAGGTAGCTGTATTGGCTCACCGTCGAGTGGGCTCCGACGCGGACACGGCCCACGGAGTAGCAGTCCACGCCGAATCCGAGACAACTGTACTCGCCCATCTCGAGGTTCCACGGCGCCCAGATCCTCGTGGAAGGAAACGGTCTGGCGCCCCGAGCGATGCGCGCCCCGAACAGCCGGAGCAGGAAACGTCGCCAGCCGTAAAACGGTCGTGGACTCGGCCGGAACAGAAGCCACCACGCCGCGCCCCAGACGAGCCTCGCGGCCCGGTTGGCGAATCCGTGCGGGCTCGGACGGTGGAACTGCTCGATCCTCGGCTGCGAGCTCCCCGGCTCCATTCTCGACTCCGGCGGGGCGCGCCTCGGCCAACGGCGCGATCCGGCCGCGCAGTATACGCCCGCGGCGCGGGCTCGACACACGGGGCGACCGGCTTCCGCCGACCTTGAATCGCGATCCAAGTCCGCCGCGCGGATTCGATTCGAGCCAGCCTGGGTCCCGTGGCTCGACGCCCGGCGGGCGG
This window harbors:
- a CDS encoding lipopolysaccharide biosynthesis protein; the protein is MASSLGRLVGIRLVTGLVSPETFGLIALLQGLTALGNNLFCNPLLQVTLRFYPEALREGRVNALRRLVGRLLRGSTLLVATAIMVGGTFWSALGLTVAQVPAFLAVVVLLALDVWRSFETCLQNAARDQKDQALWGTMDAWARPLAAVAVVLLFAPSATSVLVGYAVGCAAVNLVFRRTVVVGTDASKGPESEPWIARMRGLAIRYAAPLVPLAVLTWVMTLADRYFIAGIAGIREAGLYAAVYGLAAQPFIMLSGIGMFTLRPVLFHAVAHDDAGKERRTITIWLALVAGGSLVGALLVTALAEWAVSVALGKNYHSAWQLLPWIAYGYAFQSVQTVFEAMIYSQRRTGRLLLLNVVSASSALLLYALLIPRNGALGAAMAVFVSYVISCVAAFFLADGPHRILGHGTRPTGSPGPDGAAGAGMAESSREGR
- a CDS encoding purine-nucleoside phosphorylase, translated to MADPAEFGGEVEEEAARLLHRLGSPDLGVVLGSGFTPLLAALGASASVGAAEMAGFPVVAPERGREIAAATVEGGRLWVLVGRRHLYEGCRASAVAFPVAVLAAAGARSLLLTCAAGGLRDRDRVGDLVVVTDHLNLTGSDPLRLVDPRRRHPMFLDLQGAYDPVFQEVWRSAARRHGTTMRDGVLAGVPGPCYETPAEVRMLRAMGADLASMSTVPETIAARYLGLRVAAVACVANLGAGMSDADGIEHGRVLAAVEAAVTANVAMLVSGLAAMCAVERRS
- a CDS encoding putative colanic acid biosynthesis acetyltransferase produces the protein MEPGSSQPRIEQFHRPSPHGFANRAARLVWGAAWWLLFRPSPRPFYGWRRFLLRLFGARIARGARPFPSTRIWAPWNLEMGEYSCLGFGVDCYSVGRVRVGAHSTVSQYSYLCTATHDFEDPDMALVTAPIEIGEQVWVAADVFVGPGVRIGEGAVVGARSSVFKDVEPWTVVAGNPARSIRRRTVREPERARQETR